From Phaeodactylum tricornutum CCAP 1055/1 chromosome 11, complete sequence, one genomic window encodes:
- a CDS encoding predicted protein — MAAQSKSSKRVLRGILRLSRTPPLSKELAKKEPVQNTHLNPTRAFILKRYRSAQNITDKEEIAKLKAVAYDYLQLQKDLTERARLYDLDRGAEVVFTPKEMSRRAAARSGLQLPKLDPDLE; from the coding sequence GCGTATTGCGAGGAATACTCCGATTGAGTCGGACACCGCCCTTATCCAAAGAGCTTGCCAAGAAAGAACCCGTGCAGAATACCCATCTCAACCCTACCCGTGCTTTCATATTGAAACGTTACCGATCAGCGCAAAATATTACCGATAAAGAGGAGATTGCCAAACTGAAAGCGGTAGCTTACGATTATCTACAATTGCAAAAAGACCTAACCGAACGGGCAAGATTATACGACCTGGACCGAGGAGCAGAAGTGGTCTTTACACCCAAAGAAATGAGTCGCCGCGCCGCCGCTAGGTCAGGTCTACAGCTTCCCAAATTAGATCCCGACCTTGAGTAA